The following are from one region of the Sandaracinus amylolyticus genome:
- a CDS encoding oligosaccharide flippase family protein, which yields MGSDLGRRARRGALWSVLGYGGGRLLALISNPLISYFIVPAVRGLMELVNPLVIGFELLSDLGIGPSIVQNKRGADADFTDVAWTIQVIRGLTLWAAVCIGAVPYAMAMGHEELVSVIPVAGLAAVATGFTSTKVFTASRDLVLGRLTAVELGAQIVGFVVKVIWAWLSPTVWSLVMGGLAIQFTKMILSHVVLPGRVNRLRWDPLVAKELVRFGRWVFLSTLLTFLTGYADRWIFGTMIPLAVLGLYGNAVVLASLPMEALSHVSRQVVFPLYARVVHAGDDLRPVFRRARLPIQIVGGWALCGLIAGGPTAMRLLWEESWWGSGWMIQILAASSWFLVCEATNGAAMLARGEPQWVAAGSLAKLAAMIVLIPVGYAIAGFPGALVAFAGTEIFRYAISLWGVSRVGLDAKGLDALLTLVIGVVGVVVWQVAERLREWGVAVGIEAAVVAILVTLCWAPIAWKPMSRVLRPRRGEAVSTTLAPAE from the coding sequence GTGGGGTCGGATCTCGGACGTCGTGCGCGCCGTGGCGCGCTCTGGTCGGTGCTCGGGTACGGCGGCGGGCGTCTGCTCGCGCTGATCTCGAACCCGCTGATCTCCTACTTCATCGTGCCGGCCGTTCGCGGCCTGATGGAGCTGGTCAATCCACTCGTCATCGGGTTCGAGCTGCTGAGCGATCTCGGGATCGGTCCCAGCATCGTGCAGAACAAGCGCGGTGCGGACGCCGACTTCACCGACGTCGCGTGGACGATCCAGGTGATCCGCGGCCTCACGCTCTGGGCCGCGGTCTGCATCGGCGCCGTGCCCTACGCGATGGCGATGGGGCACGAAGAGCTCGTGTCCGTGATCCCCGTGGCCGGCCTCGCCGCGGTCGCGACCGGCTTCACGTCGACGAAGGTGTTCACGGCGAGCCGCGATCTCGTGCTCGGCCGGCTCACCGCGGTGGAGCTCGGCGCGCAGATCGTCGGGTTCGTCGTGAAGGTGATCTGGGCGTGGCTGAGCCCGACGGTGTGGTCGCTCGTGATGGGCGGCCTCGCCATCCAGTTCACCAAGATGATCCTCAGCCACGTCGTGCTGCCCGGTCGTGTGAACCGACTGCGCTGGGATCCGCTCGTCGCGAAGGAGCTCGTGCGCTTCGGGCGCTGGGTCTTCCTCAGCACGTTGCTCACGTTCCTCACCGGCTACGCGGATCGCTGGATCTTCGGGACGATGATCCCGCTCGCGGTGCTCGGCCTCTACGGCAACGCGGTGGTGCTCGCGTCGCTCCCGATGGAAGCGCTCTCGCACGTCTCGCGTCAGGTCGTGTTCCCGCTCTATGCGCGCGTCGTGCACGCGGGCGACGATCTGCGCCCGGTGTTCCGCCGCGCGCGCCTGCCGATCCAGATCGTCGGTGGCTGGGCGCTCTGCGGGCTGATCGCGGGCGGCCCCACCGCGATGCGCCTGCTCTGGGAAGAGTCGTGGTGGGGCTCGGGATGGATGATCCAGATCCTCGCCGCGTCGTCGTGGTTCCTCGTGTGCGAGGCGACGAACGGCGCGGCGATGCTCGCGCGCGGCGAGCCGCAGTGGGTGGCCGCGGGCTCGCTCGCGAAGCTCGCCGCGATGATCGTGCTCATCCCCGTGGGCTACGCGATCGCGGGGTTCCCGGGCGCGCTCGTCGCGTTCGCGGGGACGGAGATCTTCCGCTACGCGATCTCGCTCTGGGGCGTCTCGCGCGTGGGCCTCGACGCGAAGGGGCTCGACGCGCTCCTCACTCTCGTGATCGGCGTGGTCGGCGTCGTCGTCTGGCAGGTCGCGGAGCGCTTGCGCGAGTGGGGCGTCGCGGTGGGCATCGAGGCCGCGGTCGTGGCGATCCTCGTCACGCTCTGCTGGGCACCGATCGC
- the metE gene encoding 5-methyltetrahydropteroyltriglutamate--homocysteine S-methyltransferase, with protein MRVHAACLGHPRIGADRELKRALESFWAGKSSREELEASAAALRRRHWSAMRDAGIDAIPSNDFSLYDHVLDTAIALGAIPARHRAIDDPIARYFAMARGLQDRANGIDVPALEMTKWLDTNYHYLVPELDADQVFSLDPSKILDEVREARALGLETRPVILGPVSFLLASKLAPGARGGTRTLDLLDRVLPSYEALLARLAAENVAWVQLDEPCLVTDLDDDAIAAIGRALDRLLASPARPRVLLATYFRAIDPDVIARTRLDAVHVDLARAPQQLDAVIDALPREATLSLGVVDGRNVWRTDLDAARALVRHAIDRLGASRVQVATSCSLLHVPVDLASERALDPEVRSWLAFAAQKLAEVAALARSATLESPVDPLFAQTREALATRRRSARTHDPAVRERAARVDDAMLHRASPYPVRAKAQRARFDLPRFPTTTIGSFPQTSDVRAARASWRAGRTTDAEYRAFLERETRACIERQERIGIDVLVHGEFERTDMVEHFGELLEGFAFTEHGWVQSYGSRCVKPPILFGDVARPEPMTVDWARFAQSLTSRPVKGMLTGPLTILQWSFVRDDQPRADTCKQIALALRDEVRDLEAAGIAMIQVDEPAIREGLPLRARDHAAYLRWAVDAFRLATSGARDDTQMHTHMCYSEFRDILAEIAAMDADVLSIETSRSHMELLEDFGRFRYPNEIGPGVYDIHSPRVPSVAEMRDLLERAARVIPAEQLWVNPDCGLKTRGWSEVERALTNMVEAAREARAR; from the coding sequence TTGCGAGTCCATGCAGCGTGTCTGGGTCATCCGCGCATCGGCGCGGATCGCGAGCTGAAGCGAGCGCTCGAGTCGTTCTGGGCGGGGAAGTCGTCGCGCGAGGAGCTCGAGGCGAGCGCCGCCGCGCTGCGACGGCGGCACTGGAGCGCGATGCGCGACGCGGGGATCGACGCGATCCCGAGCAACGACTTCTCGCTCTACGACCACGTGCTCGACACCGCGATCGCGCTCGGCGCGATCCCGGCGCGCCATCGCGCGATCGACGATCCGATCGCGCGCTACTTCGCGATGGCGCGCGGGCTCCAGGATCGCGCGAACGGGATCGACGTGCCGGCCCTCGAGATGACGAAGTGGCTCGACACCAACTACCACTATCTCGTCCCCGAGCTCGACGCCGATCAGGTGTTCTCGCTCGATCCGTCGAAGATCCTCGATGAGGTGCGCGAAGCGCGCGCGCTCGGGCTCGAGACGCGCCCGGTGATCCTCGGACCGGTCTCGTTCCTCCTCGCGTCGAAGCTCGCGCCCGGGGCCCGCGGCGGGACGCGCACCCTCGATCTGCTCGACCGCGTGCTGCCTTCGTACGAGGCGCTCCTCGCCCGGCTCGCCGCCGAGAACGTCGCGTGGGTGCAGCTCGACGAGCCCTGCCTCGTCACCGACCTCGATGACGACGCGATCGCCGCGATCGGTCGCGCACTCGATCGACTGCTCGCGAGCCCGGCGCGGCCGCGCGTGCTGCTCGCGACCTACTTCCGCGCGATCGATCCCGACGTGATCGCGCGCACCCGCCTCGACGCGGTGCACGTCGATCTCGCACGCGCGCCGCAGCAGCTCGACGCGGTGATCGACGCGCTCCCGCGCGAGGCCACGCTCTCGCTCGGCGTCGTCGATGGTCGCAACGTGTGGCGCACCGATCTCGACGCGGCGCGCGCGCTGGTGCGGCACGCGATCGATCGCCTCGGCGCGTCGCGGGTGCAGGTCGCGACGTCGTGCTCGCTGCTCCACGTCCCGGTCGATCTCGCGAGCGAGCGCGCGCTCGACCCCGAGGTGCGCTCGTGGCTCGCGTTCGCAGCCCAGAAGCTCGCCGAGGTCGCGGCGCTCGCGCGCAGCGCCACCCTCGAGTCGCCCGTCGATCCGCTCTTCGCCCAGACCCGCGAGGCGCTCGCGACGCGGCGGCGCTCGGCCCGGACCCACGACCCCGCGGTGCGCGAGCGCGCGGCGCGCGTCGACGACGCGATGCTGCACCGCGCGTCGCCCTACCCGGTGCGCGCGAAGGCGCAGCGGGCGCGCTTCGATCTGCCGCGCTTCCCGACCACGACGATCGGCTCGTTCCCGCAGACGAGCGACGTGCGCGCCGCGCGCGCGTCGTGGCGCGCCGGACGCACCACCGACGCGGAGTACCGCGCGTTCCTCGAGCGCGAGACGCGCGCGTGCATCGAGCGTCAGGAGCGCATCGGGATCGACGTGCTGGTGCACGGCGAATTCGAGCGCACCGACATGGTCGAGCACTTCGGCGAGCTGCTCGAGGGCTTCGCGTTCACCGAGCACGGCTGGGTGCAGAGCTACGGCTCGCGCTGCGTGAAGCCGCCGATCCTCTTCGGCGACGTCGCACGCCCCGAGCCGATGACCGTCGACTGGGCGCGCTTCGCGCAGTCGCTCACGTCGCGACCGGTGAAGGGCATGCTCACCGGACCGCTGACGATCCTGCAGTGGTCGTTCGTGCGCGACGATCAGCCGCGCGCCGACACGTGCAAGCAGATCGCGCTCGCGCTGCGTGACGAAGTGCGCGACCTCGAGGCCGCGGGCATCGCGATGATCCAGGTCGACGAGCCCGCGATCCGCGAGGGCCTCCCGCTGCGCGCTCGGGATCACGCCGCGTACCTGCGGTGGGCGGTCGACGCGTTCCGCCTCGCGACGAGCGGCGCGCGCGACGACACCCAGATGCACACGCACATGTGTTACTCGGAGTTCCGCGACATCCTCGCCGAGATCGCGGCGATGGACGCCGACGTGCTCTCGATCGAGACCTCGCGCTCGCACATGGAGCTGCTCGAGGACTTCGGTCGGTTCCGATATCCGAACGAGATCGGCCCCGGCGTCTACGACATCCACTCTCCGCGCGTGCCGAGCGTCGCGGAGATGCGCGATCTGCTCGAGCGCGCCGCGCGCGTGATTCCGGCCGAGCAGCTCTGGGTCAATCCCGACTGCGGCCTCAAGACGCGCGGCTGGAGCGAGGTCGAGCGCGCGCTCACGAACATGGTCGAGGCCGCGCGCGAGGCACGCGCGCGATGA
- a CDS encoding cysteine-rich CWC family protein codes for MTKVDPTRCPLCGGDNECALLAGGGTCWCFSAKLAPEACERVPEAARGVACVCRACGTGERPRRAVLARALDLLRRR; via the coding sequence ATGACGAAGGTCGACCCCACGCGCTGTCCGCTCTGCGGCGGCGACAACGAGTGCGCGCTGCTCGCGGGCGGCGGCACCTGCTGGTGCTTCAGCGCGAAGCTCGCGCCCGAGGCGTGCGAGCGCGTGCCCGAAGCGGCGCGGGGCGTCGCGTGCGTCTGTCGCGCGTGCGGCACCGGCGAGCGCCCGCGCCGCGCAGTGCTCGCGCGGGCGCTCGATCTCCTCAGGCGCCGCTGA
- a CDS encoding synaptic vesicle VAT-1 family membrane protein, with amino-acid sequence MRAVWIRKHGGPEVLEVRETPDPEPQAGEVRVRANAVGLNFAEVTARQGLYPDAPKPPCVVGYEGAGVIDALGPGVTSLRVGQRVIFMKRFGAHADVVCVPEIQAIPMPDSMSFEEGAAIPVNYLTAYHMLFRISRVRSGDSVLVHMVAGGVGTAAMQLCRTVDGLTTFGTCSASKHDYARSHGCQHPIDYRTKDYVEEVRRIQGGRGVDYVFDPLGGPDWKKGYSLLNESGMMVCFGMANVQVPGKRRLLHALGQVLQIPKFDPMKMMGDNKGVAGLNVGHLWHRLDMLRPEMDELVRLYEKGVVKPHLDSVHPFEKAADAFARIEHGKNVGKVVMVP; translated from the coding sequence ATGCGAGCGGTGTGGATCCGGAAGCACGGGGGCCCGGAGGTCCTCGAGGTGCGCGAGACGCCCGACCCCGAGCCGCAGGCCGGGGAGGTGCGCGTCCGCGCGAACGCGGTGGGGCTCAACTTCGCGGAGGTCACCGCGCGACAGGGCCTCTATCCAGACGCGCCGAAACCTCCATGCGTGGTGGGCTACGAAGGCGCGGGCGTGATCGACGCGCTCGGGCCCGGCGTGACCTCGCTGCGCGTGGGACAGCGCGTGATCTTCATGAAGCGCTTCGGCGCGCACGCCGACGTGGTGTGCGTGCCCGAGATCCAGGCGATCCCGATGCCGGACTCGATGAGCTTCGAAGAGGGCGCGGCGATCCCGGTCAATTACCTGACCGCGTATCACATGCTCTTCCGCATCTCGCGCGTGCGCAGCGGCGACTCGGTGCTGGTGCACATGGTCGCGGGCGGAGTCGGAACTGCCGCGATGCAGCTCTGTCGCACGGTCGACGGACTGACCACCTTCGGCACGTGCTCGGCGAGCAAGCACGACTACGCGCGCAGCCACGGATGCCAGCATCCGATCGACTACCGCACCAAGGACTACGTCGAGGAAGTGCGGCGGATCCAGGGCGGGCGCGGCGTCGACTACGTGTTCGATCCGCTCGGCGGGCCCGACTGGAAGAAGGGTTATTCGCTGCTGAACGAGTCGGGGATGATGGTCTGTTTCGGAATGGCCAACGTGCAGGTGCCGGGCAAGCGCCGACTGCTGCACGCGCTCGGTCAGGTGCTGCAGATCCCGAAGTTCGATCCGATGAAGATGATGGGCGACAACAAGGGCGTCGCCGGGCTCAACGTCGGACACCTCTGGCATCGCCTCGACATGCTGCGTCCCGAGATGGACGAGCTGGTGCGGCTCTACGAGAAGGGCGTCGTGAAGCCGCACCTCGACTCGGTGCATCCGTTCGAGAAGGCCGCCGACGCCTTCGCGCGCATCGAGCACGGGAAGAACGTCGGCAAGGTCGTCATGGTGCCGTGA
- a CDS encoding DUF1415 family protein — translation MSDDALVRECLRVYRRYAVEIVEALDFCPYAARCREEARTREVVVLARELDLDRALAEVAPLAEDTQIEVALMIWPRARCTRLELARFVERLRSAHQAAPGGLVMAMEGFHPEADADLRGPERLVPFVRRTPDPTIQLVRHAVLDRVRRAAPSGTAFFDPSRMSLDDLMRSPAPRPLHERIAEANHQTVQRLTVERVQASMDDILRDRDRAYAALGEPPRSTGEPPDV, via the coding sequence GTGAGCGACGACGCGCTGGTGCGCGAGTGTCTGCGCGTCTATCGGCGCTACGCGGTCGAGATCGTGGAGGCGCTCGACTTCTGTCCCTATGCCGCGCGCTGTCGCGAGGAGGCACGCACCCGCGAGGTCGTCGTGCTGGCGCGCGAGCTCGATCTCGATCGCGCGCTCGCCGAGGTCGCGCCGCTCGCAGAGGACACGCAGATCGAGGTCGCGCTGATGATCTGGCCGCGCGCGCGGTGCACGCGGCTCGAGCTCGCGCGCTTCGTCGAGCGACTGCGCAGCGCGCACCAGGCCGCGCCCGGCGGGCTCGTGATGGCGATGGAGGGCTTCCATCCCGAGGCCGACGCCGACCTGCGCGGCCCCGAGCGCCTCGTGCCCTTCGTGCGGCGCACCCCCGATCCGACGATCCAGCTGGTGCGTCACGCGGTGCTCGATCGCGTGCGGCGCGCTGCGCCCTCGGGCACGGCGTTCTTCGATCCGTCGCGCATGAGCCTCGACGACCTGATGCGCTCGCCCGCGCCGCGCCCGCTGCACGAGCGCATCGCCGAGGCGAACCACCAGACCGTGCAGCGGCTCACCGTCGAGCGCGTGCAGGCGTCGATGGACGACATCCTGCGCGATCGGGATCGCGCGTATGCGGCGCTGGGCGAGCCGCCGCGGTCGACGGGCGAACCGCCGGACGTGTAA
- a CDS encoding serine/threonine-protein kinase has translation MTTRPGIESPGSADEDRGRSGLRRHVSTRPIAGSPSLGAGTVVAGRYRVRALIGQGGMGHVYRAEQIAVRREVALKVIHAPEGATEARLRFEREALAASRITSPHVVTIHDFGHGEHGLLYLAMELLSGESLAQRILRVGTLPVHEAVAIALQIARALQVAHAAGVVHRDLKPDNIFLVADDTGAGHVKVLDFGIARITSGDLGPNEAHLTSTDLVVGTPLYMSPEACRRGPISPSADLYSLGVILFETITGKTPFDDREPVLVMSRHLEMRPPRMRERRPDLDIPEALDELVDRLLRKRPEERPKSAVDLATSLREIAGGRTRVSAPPPSVVPIRVEPTVVEHPSSGLPISSATAAWIVAGVLACCALLAVIAYLARAPEPEMVVATLPPAPPEPLRAPTPPPPVPTPTTVDVRLDVTPEDAIVLVDGAALEGRVLTVPRDGALHVVEIRAEGHEPRALEVRGDVDRVITVELATLPEPSRRPRATTSTRRPTRPSAPRPRDPLVRQW, from the coding sequence ATGACGACCCGTCCCGGCATCGAGTCACCGGGTTCGGCCGACGAAGATCGCGGCCGGAGCGGGCTCCGTCGTCACGTGAGCACACGGCCGATCGCTGGCTCGCCCTCGCTCGGGGCGGGCACGGTGGTCGCGGGTCGTTATCGCGTGCGCGCGCTGATCGGCCAGGGCGGCATGGGCCACGTGTACCGCGCCGAGCAGATCGCGGTGCGGCGCGAGGTCGCGCTCAAGGTGATCCACGCGCCCGAGGGCGCGACCGAGGCGCGGCTGCGCTTCGAGCGCGAGGCGCTCGCGGCCTCGCGCATCACCAGCCCGCACGTCGTCACGATCCACGACTTCGGCCACGGCGAGCACGGCCTGCTCTACCTCGCGATGGAGCTGCTCTCGGGCGAGAGCCTCGCCCAGCGCATCCTCCGCGTCGGCACGCTGCCGGTGCACGAAGCGGTCGCGATCGCGCTGCAGATCGCGCGCGCGCTGCAGGTCGCGCACGCCGCGGGCGTGGTCCATCGCGACCTCAAGCCCGACAACATCTTCCTCGTCGCCGACGACACCGGCGCCGGTCACGTGAAGGTGCTCGACTTCGGCATCGCACGGATCACGAGCGGCGATCTCGGACCGAACGAAGCGCACCTCACGAGCACCGATCTCGTCGTCGGCACGCCGCTCTACATGAGCCCCGAGGCCTGCCGTCGCGGACCGATCAGCCCGTCGGCGGATCTCTACTCGCTCGGCGTGATCCTCTTCGAGACGATCACCGGCAAGACGCCGTTCGACGATCGCGAGCCGGTGCTCGTGATGAGCCGGCACCTCGAGATGCGCCCGCCGCGCATGCGCGAGCGCCGCCCCGATCTCGACATCCCCGAGGCGCTCGACGAGCTCGTCGATCGACTGCTCCGCAAGCGCCCCGAGGAGAGGCCGAAGAGCGCGGTCGATCTCGCGACGTCGCTGCGCGAGATCGCGGGCGGTCGCACCCGCGTGAGCGCGCCGCCGCCGAGCGTCGTGCCGATCCGCGTCGAGCCGACGGTGGTCGAGCATCCGTCGAGCGGTCTTCCGATCTCGTCGGCGACCGCGGCGTGGATCGTCGCGGGTGTGCTCGCGTGTTGCGCACTGCTCGCGGTGATCGCGTACCTCGCGCGCGCGCCGGAGCCCGAGATGGTCGTCGCGACGCTGCCACCCGCGCCGCCCGAGCCGCTGCGCGCGCCGACACCACCGCCGCCGGTGCCCACGCCGACGACGGTGGACGTGCGCCTCGACGTGACACCCGAGGACGCGATCGTGCTCGTCGACGGCGCGGCGCTCGAGGGGCGCGTGCTCACCGTTCCGCGCGACGGCGCGCTGCACGTCGTCGAGATCCGCGCCGAGGGTCACGAGCCCCGCGCGCTCGAGGTGCGCGGCGACGTCGATCGTGTGATCACCGTCGAGCTCGCGACGCTGCCCGAGCCCTCGCGGAGGCCGCGCGCCACCACGTCGACGCGGCGACCGACCCGGCCGAGCGCGCCGCGCCCGCGCGATCCCCTCGTGCGACAGTGGTGA
- a CDS encoding tetratricopeptide repeat protein: MRPFPPRRSAVVLLAATMTVASMLVIDRASAQPNDAMQARALFEEGVALSDRGDYEAAVERFQRSLALVERPSTLFNLGVALRELRRDEEAIAALERFLEIADESFDEVPRTQARSWIESMRRALAERGGTLVLEIDPPDAHVRVDGFDVTGESPIVLDVASGTHHVEVSADGVGAQRFDVVLEAGGRETRRVVLGAPSSRGLDLTDPLRLAAIVTMGGAVAVMGGAIAATAVREEQVARYHGGGCAPTTWGTRRDACPELRAEIDVTTGAAIATWTTAGVLAGTAVVLWLLAPTPSTEAPVAAMCAPSLTPSEIAITCAGRL, translated from the coding sequence GTGAGGCCCTTCCCTCCGCGGAGGAGCGCCGTCGTGCTGCTCGCGGCGACGATGACGGTCGCGTCGATGCTCGTGATCGATCGCGCGAGCGCGCAGCCGAACGACGCGATGCAGGCGCGCGCGCTCTTCGAAGAGGGCGTCGCGCTCTCCGATCGCGGCGACTACGAGGCTGCGGTCGAGCGCTTCCAGCGCTCGCTCGCGCTCGTCGAGCGACCGAGCACGCTCTTCAACCTCGGCGTCGCGCTGCGCGAGCTGCGTCGCGACGAGGAGGCGATCGCCGCGCTCGAGCGCTTCCTCGAGATCGCCGACGAGTCGTTCGACGAGGTGCCGCGCACCCAAGCACGGTCCTGGATCGAGTCGATGCGCCGCGCGCTCGCAGAGCGCGGCGGGACGCTGGTGCTGGAGATCGATCCGCCCGATGCCCACGTGCGGGTCGACGGGTTCGACGTGACCGGCGAGAGCCCGATCGTGCTCGACGTCGCGTCGGGCACGCACCACGTCGAGGTCAGCGCGGACGGCGTGGGCGCGCAGCGCTTCGACGTGGTGCTCGAGGCCGGCGGTCGCGAGACGCGACGCGTGGTGCTCGGCGCGCCCTCGTCGCGCGGCCTCGATCTCACCGATCCGCTCCGGCTCGCGGCGATCGTGACGATGGGCGGCGCGGTCGCGGTGATGGGCGGCGCGATCGCGGCGACCGCGGTGCGCGAAGAACAGGTCGCGCGGTACCACGGCGGCGGGTGCGCGCCGACCACGTGGGGCACGCGACGCGATGCGTGCCCCGAGCTGCGCGCCGAGATCGACGTGACGACCGGCGCCGCGATCGCGACGTGGACCACCGCGGGCGTGCTCGCGGGCACGGCCGTCGTGCTCTGGCTCCTCGCGCCCACGCCCTCGACCGAGGCGCCCGTCGCCGCGATGTGCGCGCCCTCGCTCACGCCGTCGGAGATCGCGATCACGTGCGCCGGTCGTCTCTGA
- a CDS encoding C-type lectin domain-containing protein, protein MRRSSLILALATLACTTPRDDDRRDASVALIEQCTSQRAGATGFDDDLDGAIDEGCPLFVGTPMPLSELHRSSSPLLSPWLSPDKLRLYLVKSDTGELVVAHRRSRDSRFGAPVLVARWDDVPVVAATLGSDELEVIVATPTAALARATRASREDAFGPLEPITLTIAPPHHHPSISRDGRELFFVTADASGLFLVQRAVRSARGEPFGPAEPALVSDGTTNQLTPSLSDDGRTLFVSMNGALASADRLATGTFAAPVLIGTLGIFPHVDVRTREMFFVTQAAAWSPVPSATVWRAPICRDGACAQRTIECEGGAPSPDGQHCYVAIRTPLSWDDARADCEARGAHLVTIASADEAAVAVFLQAGAVQWTGGFDAREDAPECNLAIAPEGCAFAWIDDEPWLYAPWAAGEPSNADLLATGDANCAALGADGTIDDRACDTALPFVCESERAISW, encoded by the coding sequence GTGCGCCGGTCGTCTCTGATCCTCGCGCTCGCGACCCTCGCGTGCACCACGCCGCGCGACGACGATCGGCGCGACGCGTCGGTCGCGCTGATCGAGCAGTGCACGTCGCAGCGCGCGGGCGCGACCGGGTTCGACGACGATCTCGACGGCGCGATCGACGAAGGCTGTCCGCTCTTCGTGGGCACGCCGATGCCGCTCTCCGAGCTCCACCGCTCGAGCTCACCGCTGCTCTCTCCGTGGCTCAGCCCGGACAAGCTGCGGCTCTACCTCGTGAAGTCCGACACCGGCGAGCTCGTCGTCGCGCATCGGCGCAGCCGCGACTCGCGCTTCGGCGCGCCGGTGCTGGTCGCGCGCTGGGACGACGTGCCGGTGGTCGCGGCGACGCTCGGGAGCGACGAGCTCGAGGTGATCGTCGCGACACCGACCGCAGCGCTGGCGCGCGCGACCCGTGCCTCGCGCGAAGACGCGTTCGGCCCCCTCGAGCCGATCACGCTGACGATCGCGCCGCCGCATCATCATCCGTCGATCTCCCGCGACGGGCGCGAGCTCTTCTTCGTCACCGCCGACGCGAGCGGGCTCTTCCTGGTGCAGCGCGCGGTGCGCAGCGCGCGCGGCGAGCCCTTCGGTCCGGCCGAGCCCGCGCTCGTGAGCGACGGCACCACGAACCAGCTCACGCCCTCGCTCTCCGACGACGGTCGCACGCTCTTCGTGTCGATGAACGGCGCGCTCGCGAGCGCGGATCGCCTCGCGACCGGCACCTTCGCCGCGCCGGTGCTGATCGGCACGCTCGGGATCTTCCCGCACGTCGACGTGCGCACCCGCGAGATGTTCTTCGTCACGCAGGCCGCCGCGTGGTCACCGGTGCCCTCGGCGACGGTGTGGCGCGCGCCGATCTGCCGCGACGGCGCGTGCGCGCAGCGCACCATCGAGTGCGAGGGCGGCGCGCCGAGCCCCGACGGACAGCACTGCTACGTCGCGATCCGCACCCCGCTCTCGTGGGACGACGCGCGCGCCGACTGCGAAGCACGCGGCGCGCACCTCGTGACGATCGCGTCGGCGGACGAGGCCGCGGTCGCGGTGTTCCTGCAGGCGGGTGCGGTGCAGTGGACCGGCGGGTTCGACGCGCGCGAGGACGCGCCCGAGTGCAACCTCGCGATCGCGCCCGAGGGCTGCGCGTTCGCGTGGATCGACGACGAGCCGTGGCTCTACGCGCCCTGGGCCGCGGGCGAGCCCTCGAACGCCGATCTCCTCGCGACCGGCGACGCGAACTGCGCGGCGCTCGGCGCCGACGGAACGATCGACGATCGCGCGTGCGACACCGCGCTGCCCTTCGTGTGCGAGAGCGAGCGCGCGATCTCGTGGTGA
- a CDS encoding PIG-L family deacetylase — MTIRGVWIALVMAASIGCGNGSRASEQTEAPIWIVAPHPDDEALMASHLIARDASRTFVHLMTNGDLGCERDGWQRQRETLAAMRVLGVAPERVRFLSYPDGFLDALGVVPLPPRERRMEDGTCGTGATTYAHDVHSALNGHPGPYVADNAIGDLAALLARDRPRDVYVSHPYDDHPDHATTYILLRRAIERAMIEAPPRVHRAIVHAGGCWPNGSEPHEPCGPAGQSRGAPYPPLPGALARYVPNERIAVSDGGALGRRAIAEYRSQLHVDVEHDWLGDFARGDAIYWVESLVRDPMHPERLVRAPAEGASPQRVSFEAQVAADERATVRVEHDAGTRYAIEIVGDREVEVRGAGDRVLRRVHIPDDAARHAQHRWDLRIDPRPEEGGVVELEVRRDGALLAVLIDPQPYAGVARTVTDGPVDDVALVPEPR; from the coding sequence GTGACGATTCGTGGTGTCTGGATCGCGCTCGTGATGGCCGCGAGCATCGGGTGTGGGAACGGCTCGCGGGCGAGCGAGCAGACCGAGGCGCCGATCTGGATCGTCGCGCCGCATCCCGACGACGAAGCGCTCATGGCGTCGCACCTGATCGCGCGCGACGCGTCGCGCACGTTCGTGCACCTGATGACGAACGGCGATCTCGGCTGCGAGCGCGACGGCTGGCAGCGCCAGCGCGAGACGCTCGCGGCGATGCGCGTGCTCGGCGTCGCGCCCGAGCGCGTCCGCTTCCTCTCGTACCCCGACGGATTCCTCGACGCGCTCGGCGTCGTCCCGCTCCCGCCGCGCGAGCGACGGATGGAGGACGGCACCTGCGGCACCGGCGCGACGACCTACGCGCACGACGTGCACAGCGCGCTGAACGGCCACCCGGGCCCGTACGTCGCGGACAACGCCATCGGCGATCTCGCCGCGCTCCTCGCGCGCGATCGCCCGCGCGACGTGTACGTCTCGCATCCGTACGACGATCACCCCGATCACGCGACGACCTACATCCTGCTGCGACGCGCGATCGAGCGCGCGATGATCGAGGCACCGCCGCGGGTGCACCGCGCGATCGTGCACGCGGGCGGATGCTGGCCCAACGGCAGCGAGCCGCACGAGCCGTGTGGCCCCGCGGGCCAGTCGCGCGGCGCGCCGTACCCGCCGCTTCCCGGAGCGCTCGCGCGCTACGTGCCGAACGAGCGCATCGCCGTGTCCGACGGTGGTGCGCTGGGGCGGCGCGCGATCGCGGAGTACCGCTCGCAGCTCCACGTCGACGTCGAGCACGACTGGCTCGGCGACTTCGCGCGCGGCGACGCGATCTACTGGGTCGAGTCGCTGGTGCGCGATCCGATGCACCCCGAGCGGCTGGTGCGCGCGCCCGCGGAAGGCGCGTCACCGCAGCGCGTGTCGTTCGAGGCGCAGGTCGCCGCGGACGAGCGCGCGACGGTGCGCGTCGAGCACGACGCGGGCACCCGCTATGCGATCGAGATCGTCGGCGACCGCGAGGTCGAGGTGCGTGGCGCGGGCGATCGCGTGCTGCGCCGCGTGCACATCCCCGACGACGCCGCGCGCCACGCGCAGCATCGCTGGGACCTCCGGATCGATCCGCGCCCCGAGGAGGGCGGCGTCGTCGAGCTCGAGGTGCGACGCGACGGTGCGCTGCTCGCAGTGCTGATCGATCCCCAGCCGTACGCCGGGGTCGCCCGCACGGTCACCGATGGGCCGGTCGACGATGTCGCGCTCGTGCCCGAGCCTCGCTGA